From the Actinopolymorpha singaporensis genome, the window TCCGAGGTCGCACAGGCCCACAACGCTCATGTCAGGATACGGGTGCCCCGCGACAAGGGTCAACGCAACCCCGCAGACAGCGGCCATCCCAAACGCGGGATCTTCGCGGAGCGTTCCCGCTGGGCAGCACACCGGGAGCCGAAGGGCCGATTTGTCCGGTATCGGGGTCATCGGCCGGTCGCCACAGGCTACGGCATGGCAGGACCCGGCTGCGGCACCCGACCCTGATCCGCTCCGCGGCGCAGGCCCCGGGCGGTTTCCGAAGCCGGCCGCCGACGGAGCGGGAGGCTCATCCGCGCGCGGGGCGGCCCCATTCGGGGCGTCCGCCCGACAGGTCGCGGGCCCGGGTACAGCGCAGCAGCAGGTCGGTGGCGGCCCGGGTGATCTCGTGTTGCTCGGACCTGCCGGCCAGGTCGACCAGCGCGAACAGGTCGACCGCCTGGGCGATCCGCCGGAACTCCGGGTGCAGCGGCGGGCCGTAGGTGCGCAACGCGTCGACGGCGGCGCCGGCGAACAGCTCGTCGGTCTCGAACCGCAGCAGGTTGCCGAGGTCCGCGTAGGGACTGCCGGCGTGGGCGTACTCCCAGTCGACCAGGCCGGTCACCTGGCCGGTCCCGGGGTCGACGAGGAGGTTCTTGGGGTTGAAGTCGGAGTGGCACAGACAGGTACGCCGAACCTCGTCGAGCAGGTCCTGGCCCTGCCTCGCCACCTCCCGCAGGCCGGCGAAGTCGGCGACGCTCCACGTGGCGAGGCCGCCGGACTTCCGGTGGGCGTCGACCCACTCCTCCAGTCCGCCGGCGGCTCCGGTCCAGGGCCGGATCCGCAGGTCGGCGTCGACGAACTCGCCCGCCCCGGGGAAGGGCATCCCAGACAGCCGGGCGAGCACCCTGCCGACGCCGGCGCCCGCTGCCTCGCGCAGCCGCGGCGGCGCGTCCGGTAGCCAGCGGTCCAGCGGCTCGCCGGGCAGCCGCTCCATGAGCAGGTACGCCGGCTGGTCGGGGGTTGCCTGGGTGCGCAGGTCGAGGACCCGCGGCACCGGCACCAGGTCGCGGACCAGGGCGAGCAGCGCGGCGTCGATCCCTGCCCTGCCTGGCTCGCGGAGGTAGAGCCGGAGCACGGCCTCCTCACCCGGGGCGCCGACGAGGAACGTCTCGCCGCTGTATCCGCCGGACAACGGCCGGGCCTCGGCGCCGAGGAGGAGCCGGGCGGCCGTGGTCACCGGGCGTCCCGCGCCGCCGTCCTCGCCGGAGCCGTCACCGACATCGGGATCGCCGCCGGGTGTGGGTGGCATCGGCGTCGCTCAGGCCGCGGGTGCGAGGAATGCGGCCAGGGCGTCGACGTACATCCCCGGATCGGCGGCCCCGCACAGCTCCCGCGCGGAGTGCATCGCGAGCTGCGGCGCGCCCACGTCGACGGTGGTGAGGCCGACACCCGCGGCCGTGATCGGCCCGACGGTGGACCCGCAGGGCATGTCGGCGCGGCTGACGAACCGCTGCAGCGGGACGTCGGCCTGCTCGCAGGCGGACACGAACGCACCGGTGCCGCGGGCGTCGGTGGCGTACCGG encodes:
- a CDS encoding phosphotransferase family protein, which gives rise to MPPTPGGDPDVGDGSGEDGGAGRPVTTAARLLLGAEARPLSGGYSGETFLVGAPGEEAVLRLYLREPGRAGIDAALLALVRDLVPVPRVLDLRTQATPDQPAYLLMERLPGEPLDRWLPDAPPRLREAAGAGVGRVLARLSGMPFPGAGEFVDADLRIRPWTGAAGGLEEWVDAHRKSGGLATWSVADFAGLREVARQGQDLLDEVRRTCLCHSDFNPKNLLVDPGTGQVTGLVDWEYAHAGSPYADLGNLLRFETDELFAGAAVDALRTYGPPLHPEFRRIAQAVDLFALVDLAGRSEQHEITRAATDLLLRCTRARDLSGGRPEWGRPARG